The following are encoded in a window of Prochlorococcus marinus str. MIT 1013 genomic DNA:
- a CDS encoding c-type cytochrome yields MNTPSSKALINKDQKISSWRIFLLSAATLALLILFWRIGDFKQDPFITQTLSIQGEALSGSKLFKINCVGCHGISAQGFVGPDLHEATQEMSDKKIINQVIRGLTPPMPSFEIEPQSMADLLAYMHSLN; encoded by the coding sequence GTGAATACTCCGTCATCAAAAGCATTAATTAACAAGGACCAAAAGATTAGCTCTTGGCGAATATTCTTATTATCTGCTGCCACTCTTGCCTTACTTATCCTTTTTTGGAGAATTGGAGATTTTAAGCAAGATCCTTTCATAACTCAAACTTTGTCTATTCAAGGTGAAGCTTTATCAGGAAGCAAATTATTCAAAATAAATTGTGTCGGTTGCCATGGGATTTCAGCTCAAGGTTTTGTAGGACCCGACCTCCACGAAGCGACTCAAGAGATGAGTGATAAAAAGATTATTAATCAAGTTATTCGAGGATTGACTCCTCCAATGCCAAGTTTTGAAATTGAACCTCAATCAATGGCTGATCTATTGGCATATATGCATTCACTCAATTAA
- the hisH gene encoding imidazole glycerol phosphate synthase subunit HisH, whose amino-acid sequence MAKIGLIDYGMGNLFSVQQAFKRLNQPLDIICDIKTLRTCDALILPGVGAFDPAMMNLRKTELIPSIIEWINNGKPLLGICLGLQLLFETSDEGTSEGLGVIKGHIHRLPQEKNERIPHIGWSPIYKTNECPILKNYPDSNWMYFVHSYSACPLEQENIVATTKFGKKDVTSIVWHKNTGACQFHPEKSGVAGQKLILNWINWLKKTKF is encoded by the coding sequence TTGGCAAAAATTGGATTAATAGATTATGGAATGGGTAATCTTTTTTCCGTTCAACAAGCCTTTAAAAGGCTTAATCAACCTTTAGATATAATTTGTGATATCAAAACACTACGGACTTGCGATGCTTTAATTCTTCCCGGTGTTGGTGCTTTTGATCCCGCAATGATGAATTTAAGAAAAACCGAATTAATACCTTCAATAATTGAATGGATAAATAACGGCAAACCACTTCTTGGGATTTGTTTAGGATTGCAGCTTTTATTCGAGACTAGTGATGAGGGGACTTCAGAAGGTTTAGGAGTTATCAAAGGTCATATTCACAGATTACCTCAAGAAAAAAATGAAAGAATCCCTCATATAGGTTGGTCTCCAATCTATAAAACAAACGAATGTCCTATTCTAAAAAATTATCCTGATTCTAATTGGATGTATTTCGTCCATTCATACTCAGCATGTCCATTAGAACAAGAAAACATCGTAGCTACAACAAAATTTGGTAAAAAGGATGTTACATCTATTGTTTGGCACAAAAACACTGGAGCCTGCCAGTTTCATCCTGAGAAATCAGGAGTTGCAGGACAAAAACTTATTTTAAATTGGATTAATTGGTTAAAAAAAACTAAATTTTAG
- a CDS encoding serine hydrolase, which produces MKNHLKVITNIFLTSIALSVLLGSFLRIVGPINQSYKINKKINITGKSSRSLKNELRIKKSKLSSFYNDNLEDFEKLEILINKWENLIIKNPDLDVSAFFISLDNKFYAEIKPDVMLSAASSIKVPILIILLTMLDREEIVWNENLILTEDVIGSGSGWMAYQNIGEGFPVYEVATEMIRVSDNTATNLLIKRLGGIKVVNQRFKEIGLKNTQINNYLPDLDGTNLTSTKDLSLAMALVDNGYLLNVSSRDIFRKIMSKSKTNTLIPSGILRGLGKQSKDTDYHLSLKGYLVHNKTGDIGISYSDTALIQTPHNSRAFASFIVKGPFNDPRSTELIRNLSAELVPFLNQDEKSSN; this is translated from the coding sequence GTGAAAAATCACCTCAAGGTAATAACGAATATATTTCTAACAAGCATAGCCTTATCAGTTTTACTTGGAAGTTTTCTAAGAATTGTTGGTCCCATTAATCAAAGCTATAAAATAAATAAGAAAATTAATATAACAGGTAAATCTAGTAGGTCATTAAAAAATGAATTACGAATTAAAAAATCCAAATTATCATCATTTTACAATGATAATTTAGAAGATTTTGAAAAACTAGAAATATTAATTAATAAATGGGAAAACCTTATAATAAAAAATCCAGATTTAGATGTTAGTGCTTTTTTCATATCATTAGATAATAAATTCTATGCAGAAATAAAACCTGATGTAATGCTATCTGCAGCAAGCAGTATTAAGGTACCAATTCTGATTATTTTACTTACAATGCTAGATAGAGAAGAAATAGTCTGGAATGAAAATTTGATACTTACAGAAGATGTAATCGGTAGTGGTTCAGGCTGGATGGCATACCAAAATATAGGTGAAGGTTTCCCTGTTTATGAAGTAGCCACAGAAATGATCAGAGTTAGTGATAATACAGCAACTAATTTACTAATAAAACGATTGGGAGGGATCAAAGTAGTTAATCAAAGATTCAAAGAAATTGGCCTAAAAAATACACAAATAAATAATTATCTTCCTGATCTAGATGGAACAAATCTTACATCAACTAAAGATCTATCTTTAGCAATGGCTCTTGTTGATAATGGTTATCTACTTAATGTTAGTTCCAGAGATATTTTTAGAAAAATAATGAGCAAATCAAAAACTAATACATTAATACCTTCAGGAATTTTAAGAGGTCTTGGTAAACAATCTAAAGACACTGACTATCATCTTTCATTAAAAGGTTATTTAGTTCACAATAAAACTGGTGATATAGGAATCTCATATTCAGATACTGCTTTAATTCAAACTCCTCATAACTCAAGGGCATTCGCAAGTTTTATAGTAAAAGGTCCATTTAACGATCCCCGATCAACTGAGTTGATAAGAAATTTATCGGCCGAATTAGTCCCTTTTCTTAATCAAGATGAAAAATCAAGTAATTAA
- a CDS encoding SufE family protein, with protein sequence MTEIKEKSFINTYGSDSLDNLIERLQSTSDPKRRYEYILWLAKSLPLLPEDLHLETTKVKGCISEVYVLGILLKGKIQWKGYSDALITKGLLAFLIKGLNDLTPFEVLSINEKFIEMTGLSKSLTPSRANGFLNIFLKMKAQAKNLSLPSSENE encoded by the coding sequence GTGACTGAAATCAAAGAAAAATCATTCATTAATACTTATGGGAGTGATTCATTAGATAATCTTATAGAACGTCTACAATCAACTTCAGATCCCAAAAGGCGCTATGAATATATTTTATGGCTAGCTAAAAGTTTACCGTTGCTACCTGAAGATCTTCACCTGGAAACCACTAAAGTAAAAGGATGCATTTCAGAAGTATATGTTCTTGGAATTCTTTTGAAAGGAAAAATTCAATGGAAAGGATATTCAGACGCACTCATAACAAAAGGATTGCTAGCTTTTCTAATAAAAGGTTTGAATGATCTAACACCTTTTGAAGTACTCTCTATAAATGAAAAATTTATTGAGATGACTGGATTAAGCAAAAGCTTGACGCCATCAAGAGCAAATGGTTTTCTCAATATATTCCTAAAAATGAAAGCTCAAGCAAAAAACCTATCACTACCTAGCTCTGAGAATGAATAA
- the petG gene encoding cytochrome b6-f complex subunit V yields the protein MIEPLLCGIVLGLVPITLLGLFVSAWNQYRRSSSMPDWE from the coding sequence ATGATTGAGCCTCTGCTATGTGGGATTGTTCTTGGATTGGTTCCAATAACATTATTAGGACTTTTTGTTAGTGCGTGGAATCAGTATCGTCGAAGCAGTTCAATGCCTGATTGGGAATAA
- the gyrA gene encoding DNA gyrase subunit A, whose amino-acid sequence MADPLGPNSTGPGESDDRIIQTDLRNEMSRSYLEYAMSVIVGRALPDSRDGLKPVHRRILYAMYELGLTSDRPYRKCARVVGEVLGKFHPHGDTAVYDALVRMAQDFSMQMPLIDGHGNFGSVDNDPPAAMRYTESRLQSLTTDSLLEDIESETVDFADNFDGSVQEPTVLPARIPQLLLNGSSGIAVGMATNIPPHNLVELIDGLMALIANPELEEIELMNIIKGPDFPTGGQILGRSGIKETYLSGRGSITMRGVAEIETIENPGRPDRDAVIITALPYQTNKAALIERIADMVNDKKLEGIADIRDESDRDGMRIVVELRRDSYPQVVLNNLFKLTPLQTNFSANMLALVDGEPVTLSLRKMLKVFLDFRVETIQKRTKYLLKKAESRDHILLGLLLALDQLDEIISLIRSASDSATAKSKLQELHGLTGIQSDAILQMQLRRLTALEADKIRLEHEELVEKIIDLKDILNKKERVFEITKIELNEIKDKYNTPRRTEILDLGGGLEDIDLIANERSVVLLTETGYLKRMPVNEFEATSRGTRGKAGTRSQGEEEVKKFISCKDHDSLLLFSDRGVAYALPAYRVPQCSRTAKGTPIVQLLPIPREEAITSLLSVSSFDDENYLLMLTRGGYIKRTPLSAFSKIRANGLIAIGLEDGDALTWVRLAESGDSVLIGSKNGMTIHFRLNDSELRPLGRSARGVKSMNLKLGDSLVSMDVLSNELADHVDKSEEEELKDESSQSEGPWVLVASGSGLGKRVPVTQFRLQKRAGMGLRAIKFRKDGDELVGLRVLGKGEELLLVSERGVIVRTSADKISQQSRAATGVRIQKLDNGDKLSEVVLVPPEQINDYEEKESFTTKESINTESTSKN is encoded by the coding sequence ATGGCTGATCCATTGGGACCTAATAGTACTGGTCCCGGGGAATCCGACGATCGGATCATCCAGACTGACTTAAGAAACGAAATGTCGCGTTCCTATTTGGAATACGCGATGAGTGTAATTGTTGGGAGAGCTCTACCTGATTCGAGAGATGGACTTAAGCCAGTTCATCGTAGGATTCTTTACGCGATGTATGAACTAGGGCTGACTAGTGATAGACCATATAGAAAATGTGCACGTGTTGTTGGAGAAGTTTTAGGTAAATTCCATCCCCATGGTGATACCGCCGTTTATGACGCTTTGGTCAGAATGGCACAAGATTTTTCTATGCAAATGCCTCTAATTGATGGGCATGGGAATTTTGGATCAGTTGATAATGATCCTCCTGCTGCAATGAGATATACAGAATCCAGATTGCAATCTTTAACCACTGATAGTTTGCTGGAAGATATTGAATCAGAAACAGTTGATTTCGCCGATAACTTTGATGGATCTGTACAAGAACCAACAGTATTGCCGGCAAGAATTCCTCAATTGTTATTAAATGGTTCGTCTGGAATAGCTGTAGGTATGGCAACTAACATACCTCCACATAATCTGGTCGAATTGATTGATGGCTTGATGGCTTTAATAGCTAATCCTGAGTTAGAAGAAATAGAGTTGATGAATATAATCAAAGGTCCAGATTTTCCAACTGGCGGTCAGATACTTGGTAGAAGTGGAATTAAGGAAACATATCTTTCTGGTAGAGGTTCAATAACAATGCGTGGAGTTGCTGAAATAGAAACTATTGAGAATCCTGGGAGACCAGATAGGGATGCAGTTATAATTACTGCACTTCCTTATCAAACAAATAAAGCAGCGTTAATAGAACGAATTGCTGATATGGTCAACGACAAAAAACTTGAAGGCATTGCAGATATAAGAGATGAAAGTGATAGAGATGGAATGAGAATTGTTGTTGAATTAAGAAGAGATTCTTATCCTCAAGTTGTTTTAAATAATTTATTCAAACTTACTCCTTTACAGACTAATTTCAGTGCAAATATGCTTGCATTAGTTGATGGTGAGCCTGTTACATTGTCACTTAGAAAGATGTTGAAAGTATTTTTAGATTTCAGAGTAGAAACTATCCAAAAAAGGACTAAATATCTATTAAAGAAGGCAGAAAGTAGGGATCATATTTTATTAGGGTTATTATTAGCTTTAGATCAGCTAGATGAAATAATTAGTCTTATAAGATCAGCCTCTGACTCTGCTACTGCTAAAAGTAAATTACAAGAACTGCATGGCTTAACAGGTATTCAGTCTGACGCTATTTTGCAGATGCAGTTAAGAAGACTTACCGCTTTAGAGGCAGATAAGATAAGACTTGAACATGAGGAGTTGGTTGAAAAAATAATAGATTTAAAAGATATTTTAAATAAGAAAGAAAGAGTATTTGAAATAACAAAAATAGAATTGAATGAAATAAAAGATAAATATAATACCCCAAGAAGAACAGAAATTCTTGATCTTGGAGGGGGCCTTGAGGATATTGATTTAATTGCAAACGAAAGATCAGTTGTTTTGTTGACTGAGACAGGGTATTTGAAAAGGATGCCTGTTAATGAATTTGAAGCAACAAGTCGAGGTACTAGAGGTAAAGCTGGAACGCGAAGCCAAGGAGAGGAGGAGGTGAAAAAATTTATTAGCTGTAAAGACCATGATAGCCTCCTCCTTTTTAGTGATAGAGGAGTTGCTTATGCTCTACCTGCGTATAGAGTTCCGCAATGTAGTAGAACTGCAAAAGGTACTCCTATTGTTCAATTGCTTCCTATACCACGGGAAGAAGCTATCACTTCATTGCTTTCTGTGAGTTCTTTTGATGATGAAAACTATTTATTGATGCTTACTAGGGGGGGATATATAAAAAGAACACCTCTTTCAGCTTTCAGCAAGATTAGAGCAAATGGACTAATTGCAATAGGTTTAGAGGATGGAGATGCTTTGACTTGGGTTCGATTGGCTGAGTCTGGAGATAGCGTTTTGATTGGTTCCAAAAATGGAATGACAATTCATTTTAGATTAAATGATTCAGAATTACGCCCTTTAGGCAGATCAGCAAGAGGAGTTAAGTCAATGAATCTGAAGTTGGGAGATTCTTTAGTAAGTATGGATGTTTTATCTAATGAGTTAGCTGATCATGTTGATAAAAGTGAAGAAGAAGAACTAAAGGATGAATCATCACAATCTGAAGGCCCTTGGGTACTTGTTGCCTCTGGAAGCGGACTAGGGAAAAGAGTCCCTGTGACTCAATTTCGTCTGCAAAAAAGAGCAGGAATGGGATTAAGAGCAATAAAATTCAGAAAAGATGGAGATGAACTTGTAGGTTTAAGAGTTTTAGGTAAAGGAGAAGAATTATTATTAGTTAGTGAAAGAGGAGTAATTGTTAGGACTAGTGCGGATAAGATCTCTCAACAATCTAGAGCTGCAACTGGGGTAAGGATTCAGAAGCTTGATAATGGAGATAAATTGTCGGAGGTTGTTTTAGTTCCTCCAGAACAAATTAATGATTATGAAGAAAAAGAATCATTTACAACTAAGGAATCAATAAATACTGAATCAACGTCAAAAAATTGA
- a CDS encoding 5-formyltetrahydrofolate cyclo-ligase produces MKSIYDDIKSRKKIKRKEYNLIRNSNSSLIHEKIKLSVKSTLNVLLNKYHVEGKYIGIYWPLKYEVDIRFIKDINNLKVALPLSSKTKGISYHHWSNNPLERDSNNIPAPIGENTIQPNDISILFVPAIAIDQEGYRLGYGGGYFDRLRQRDLWFSIPSFVVISNNCISKKLLPRDRWDVPFNGWISEKGLHQIEATK; encoded by the coding sequence ATGAAAAGTATATATGATGATATTAAATCAAGAAAGAAAATTAAAAGAAAAGAATATAATTTAATCCGTAATTCTAATTCATCTTTAATACATGAGAAAATAAAGCTGAGTGTCAAATCAACATTAAATGTACTTTTAAATAAATATCATGTTGAAGGAAAATATATAGGTATTTATTGGCCATTAAAATATGAAGTGGATATAAGATTTATTAAAGACATTAATAATCTAAAAGTTGCTTTACCTTTGAGTTCTAAAACCAAAGGTATAAGCTATCATCATTGGTCAAATAATCCACTCGAGAGAGATTCAAACAATATTCCTGCACCAATAGGAGAAAATACTATTCAACCTAATGATATTTCTATCCTATTTGTACCTGCAATAGCTATAGATCAAGAAGGATATAGATTAGGTTACGGGGGAGGATACTTTGATCGTCTTCGGCAAAGAGATTTGTGGTTTTCAATACCATCATTTGTAGTCATCAGTAATAATTGCATATCTAAAAAACTTTTGCCTAGAGACAGATGGGATGTTCCATTTAATGGTTGGATTAGCGAAAAAGGTCTACATCAAATTGAAGCAACTAAATAA
- a CDS encoding RNA methyltransferase produces the protein MAIKKTLKVVLVEPSGPINVGSVARLCENFSVHELRLVSPKCNYLDQEAKKMSVRGLKILEKAKVYKDLNSALSDCSRIIATCGRKEHGEIPLYSNKEALSWALKSERDEKIALVFGREDRGLSNEELLKANKVISLNTSENYPSLNLSHAVAIVLHQFNQLNELNLLKHHTKMSYPANLIKLEDCINDAGSLLLDIGFLMKHTYKAKMTKIKQLLLRGEIKDDEVALIRGIISQARWKIKNKNDSSK, from the coding sequence GTGGCAATTAAAAAAACTCTAAAAGTAGTACTTGTAGAACCATCAGGGCCAATTAATGTTGGGAGCGTTGCAAGGCTCTGTGAAAACTTTAGTGTTCACGAATTAAGACTAGTTTCTCCTAAATGCAATTATTTAGATCAAGAAGCGAAAAAGATGTCTGTAAGAGGACTGAAGATATTAGAAAAAGCAAAAGTTTATAAGGATCTAAATTCAGCACTTTCGGACTGCTCAAGAATTATTGCTACTTGTGGGAGAAAAGAACATGGCGAGATTCCGCTTTACTCAAATAAAGAGGCTTTGAGCTGGGCTCTTAAATCAGAAAGAGATGAGAAAATAGCTTTGGTTTTCGGAAGAGAAGACAGAGGTTTGTCTAACGAAGAACTTCTAAAAGCAAATAAAGTGATTAGTCTTAATACAAGTGAAAATTATCCATCATTAAATCTTTCACATGCAGTAGCAATTGTTCTTCATCAATTCAATCAATTGAATGAGCTTAATTTATTAAAACACCATACAAAAATGAGCTATCCTGCAAATTTAATTAAATTAGAAGATTGTATTAATGATGCAGGTAGTCTTTTACTTGATATTGGTTTCTTGATGAAACATACCTATAAAGCTAAAATGACGAAAATCAAACAATTGCTCTTACGAGGTGAGATAAAAGATGATGAAGTTGCACTGATTAGAGGAATAATCAGCCAAGCAAGATGGAAAATTAAAAATAAAAATGATTCATCAAAGTAA
- the ruvC gene encoding crossover junction endodeoxyribonuclease RuvC has product MRIIGIDPGLARVGYGIIDQIEGKKIMLDCGIIETKSTQKEEKRLVEISNDLSSIINKWNPNSAAVEKFFFYRSSTTISVVQARGVIMMTLGKHNLPIQEFPPMQIKLAITGYGHSDKDEVLNSVMHELSLSSPPKPDDAADALAIALTGIYLK; this is encoded by the coding sequence GTGAGAATAATAGGAATAGATCCAGGTCTAGCAAGAGTAGGTTATGGAATCATTGATCAAATAGAAGGAAAGAAAATAATGCTTGATTGCGGAATTATAGAAACAAAGTCAACGCAAAAAGAAGAAAAAAGACTTGTAGAAATTTCAAATGATTTAAGTTCAATAATAAACAAATGGAATCCAAATTCTGCAGCAGTTGAAAAGTTTTTTTTCTACCGCTCTAGCACAACAATTAGTGTTGTACAGGCTCGCGGAGTGATAATGATGACTTTAGGAAAGCACAATCTTCCGATTCAAGAATTTCCACCAATGCAAATCAAACTTGCTATCACTGGTTATGGTCATTCAGATAAAGATGAGGTGTTAAATTCTGTCATGCATGAACTAAGTTTAAGTTCACCGCCAAAGCCAGATGATGCAGCCGATGCACTAGCTATTGCACTTACTGGAATCTATCTTAAATAA
- the trxA gene encoding thioredoxin: protein MSTASAVTDSSFEQEVLQSDVPVLVDFWAPWCGPCRMVAPIVEEISKDFEGKIKVFKLNTDENPNVASQYGIRSIPTLMIFKGGQKVDTVVGAVPKATLSGTISKHL from the coding sequence ATGTCCACAGCTTCTGCAGTAACTGATTCCTCTTTCGAACAAGAAGTCCTCCAGAGCGACGTGCCTGTTTTGGTTGATTTTTGGGCCCCTTGGTGCGGACCTTGCAGAATGGTTGCACCAATTGTTGAAGAAATCTCTAAAGATTTCGAAGGCAAAATAAAAGTTTTTAAATTAAACACTGATGAGAATCCCAATGTTGCTAGTCAATATGGGATCAGAAGTATTCCGACTTTAATGATTTTCAAAGGAGGTCAGAAAGTAGATACTGTTGTTGGAGCAGTTCCTAAAGCAACACTCTCTGGAACAATCTCCAAACATCTTTAA
- the bchI gene encoding magnesium chelatase ATPase subunit I: MSSTRKRRVFPFTSVIGQEEMKLALLLNVIDPRIGGVMIMGDRGTGKSTTIRALADLLPAIEVVEGDPYNSSLDDPDLQSNDVREKIDSGSDIQKGEKQVPMIDLPLGATEDRLCGTIDIEKALSEGVRAFEPGLLAKANRGLLYVDEVNLLDDHLVDVLLDSAASGWNTVEREGISVRHPARFVLIGSGNPEEGELRPQLLDRFGMSVEVRTVREAKLRVQVVDQRTAFDNDPESFSDSVQANQDSLQQKVVDAQNLLNEVSIDEDLRLRISAVCGELDVDGLRGDIVTNRASRALAAFEGRKEVTEEDIARVVSTSLRHRLRKDPLEQVDSGDRVIKAFCKVFEKNEPNDVSEFELATTN, translated from the coding sequence GTGAGTTCAACTAGAAAACGCAGAGTTTTTCCATTCACTTCAGTGATTGGACAAGAGGAAATGAAGCTAGCGCTTCTTTTAAATGTTATTGACCCAAGAATTGGTGGAGTAATGATAATGGGTGATAGAGGTACTGGGAAATCCACAACAATAAGAGCACTTGCAGATCTATTACCTGCAATAGAAGTCGTTGAAGGAGATCCCTATAACAGCTCTCTTGATGATCCAGACCTTCAAAGCAATGATGTCCGGGAGAAAATAGACAGTGGTAGTGACATACAAAAAGGTGAGAAACAGGTCCCAATGATTGATCTACCCTTAGGTGCCACTGAGGATAGACTTTGTGGAACTATTGATATTGAAAAGGCTCTTAGTGAGGGTGTTAGAGCTTTTGAGCCAGGATTGCTAGCCAAAGCGAACAGAGGGTTACTTTACGTTGATGAAGTTAATTTGCTAGATGATCACCTTGTTGATGTGCTTTTAGACTCTGCTGCATCAGGCTGGAATACAGTGGAACGTGAAGGGATTTCGGTCCGACATCCTGCAAGGTTTGTACTTATTGGTTCAGGAAACCCTGAGGAAGGAGAATTAAGGCCTCAGTTACTTGATCGTTTTGGGATGAGTGTAGAAGTGAGAACCGTAAGGGAAGCAAAACTTCGCGTTCAAGTTGTTGATCAACGCACAGCCTTTGATAATGATCCTGAATCTTTTAGCGATTCGGTTCAAGCTAATCAAGACTCTCTTCAACAAAAAGTTGTTGATGCTCAAAATTTACTTAATGAGGTTTCTATCGATGAAGATCTCAGACTAAGGATTTCAGCAGTTTGTGGTGAACTTGATGTCGATGGACTTAGAGGAGATATTGTGACAAATAGAGCTTCTAGAGCCCTTGCTGCCTTTGAAGGAAGAAAAGAAGTAACTGAAGAAGATATTGCTCGTGTCGTGTCGACATCTTTAAGACATAGACTTCGAAAAGATCCTCTTGAACAAGTTGATTCTGGAGACAGAGTAATAAAAGCTTTTTGCAAAGTATTTGAAAAAAATGAACCTAATGATGTATCTGAATTTGAACTAGCTACAACAAACTAA
- a CDS encoding GuaB3 family IMP dehydrogenase-related protein produces the protein MNIQLGRTKTVRRAYGIDEIALVPGGRTVDPEITKTHWEIGGIKRDIPIIASAMDGVVDVNMAVSLSKLGALGVLNLEGVQTRYEDPETVLSQIRSTGNEEFVPLMQKIYKQPIKEELILKRIQEIKKSGGIAAVSGTPIAAIKYKHLIKDSGADLFFLQATVVSTEHLGKEGSQNLDLYNLCETIGIPVAVGNCVTYEVSLNLMRAGAAAVMVGIGPGAACTSRGVLGVGIPQATAISDCSAARDDFQKESGKYVPIIADGGIITGGDICKCIACGADSVMIGSPIARSKEAPGKGFHWGMATPSPVLPRGTRIKVGTTGSLKSILSGPAILDDGTHNLLGAIKTSMGTLGATNIKEMQKVEVVIAPSLLTEGKVYQKAQQLGMGK, from the coding sequence GTGAATATTCAACTAGGACGCACCAAAACTGTTCGAAGAGCCTACGGAATCGATGAAATTGCATTGGTCCCAGGAGGAAGAACAGTTGACCCTGAAATCACAAAAACCCATTGGGAAATCGGCGGAATCAAAAGAGATATTCCCATAATTGCAAGTGCTATGGATGGCGTTGTCGATGTAAACATGGCAGTTTCCCTCTCAAAGTTAGGAGCACTAGGAGTTTTAAATCTAGAAGGAGTTCAAACTAGATATGAAGATCCAGAAACAGTTCTAAGCCAAATCCGATCAACTGGAAATGAAGAATTTGTTCCTTTAATGCAGAAAATTTATAAACAACCGATAAAAGAAGAATTAATTTTAAAAAGAATTCAAGAAATAAAAAAAAGTGGTGGTATTGCTGCTGTCAGCGGGACACCAATAGCTGCAATCAAGTATAAACATTTAATCAAAGACTCAGGAGCAGACTTATTTTTTCTTCAGGCAACAGTAGTTTCTACAGAACATCTTGGTAAAGAAGGAAGTCAAAATCTGGACCTTTATAATCTCTGCGAAACCATTGGCATACCAGTTGCCGTTGGTAATTGTGTTACTTACGAGGTTTCTCTCAATCTAATGAGAGCTGGCGCTGCAGCAGTAATGGTTGGTATCGGGCCTGGAGCAGCATGTACCTCAAGAGGTGTATTAGGAGTTGGTATTCCTCAAGCAACTGCTATTTCTGATTGTTCTGCGGCAAGGGATGATTTTCAAAAAGAAAGCGGTAAATATGTTCCCATTATCGCTGATGGTGGAATTATCACTGGTGGGGATATATGCAAATGCATAGCTTGTGGTGCCGACTCAGTCATGATTGGATCCCCAATTGCAAGATCCAAGGAAGCGCCTGGGAAAGGTTTTCATTGGGGAATGGCAACTCCAAGTCCAGTTCTACCAAGAGGTACAAGGATTAAAGTTGGAACGACAGGAAGTTTAAAAAGCATTCTTTCTGGTCCTGCAATTCTTGATGATGGAACCCACAATTTATTAGGAGCAATCAAAACCTCCATGGGAACTTTAGGAGCAACGAATATTAAAGAAATGCAGAAAGTTGAAGTTGTTATTGCACCTTCTTTGTTAACAGAAGGAAAGGTTTACCAAAAAGCTCAACAACTTGGAATGGGGAAATAA
- the rsmD gene encoding 16S rRNA (guanine(966)-N(2))-methyltransferase RsmD — MKGKLKLISGKRIESPLNQKTRPTSSKVREALINILGNELKGASWLDLCSGSGSMACEALQRGVKRVLAIEKQREAVKICKKNLIDVSKTMSHSIHIEVICSELISSLKKGPKNKTIELIKDYERPDQKFDFVFLDPPYESGLYELSQELLLSKQWIKKSSTLICECSSKSMPRIHNGWQLKKKKFYGNTSLIFLIPNQALNCFDDTDSTH, encoded by the coding sequence TTGAAAGGGAAACTGAAACTTATTTCTGGGAAAAGGATAGAAAGTCCTTTAAACCAAAAGACAAGACCAACCTCCTCAAAGGTAAGAGAGGCACTAATCAATATTCTTGGGAACGAGCTCAAAGGAGCAAGTTGGCTAGATCTTTGTAGTGGAAGTGGATCAATGGCATGTGAGGCTCTTCAAAGAGGAGTGAAAAGGGTTCTTGCAATTGAAAAGCAAAGGGAAGCAGTAAAAATATGCAAAAAAAACCTTATAGATGTCTCAAAAACCATGAGTCATTCAATACATATTGAAGTCATATGTAGTGAATTGATCTCATCTCTCAAAAAGGGTCCAAAAAACAAAACAATTGAATTAATTAAAGATTACGAAAGACCTGATCAAAAATTTGATTTTGTTTTTCTTGACCCTCCATACGAATCAGGATTATATGAACTTTCTCAAGAACTTTTATTGTCTAAACAATGGATTAAAAAATCATCTACTTTGATATGCGAATGCTCGTCAAAATCAATGCCAAGAATACATAATGGTTGGCAATTAAAAAAAAAGAAATTTTATGGAAACACCTCTCTTATTTTTCTTATTCCCAATCAGGCATTGAACTGCTTCGACGATACTGATTCCACGCACTAA